One part of the Diadema setosum chromosome 22, eeDiaSeto1, whole genome shotgun sequence genome encodes these proteins:
- the LOC140245228 gene encoding uncharacterized protein gives MELEKYVQLGKDCGLQGAELVEFARTERDKYLEEKRRDEKLERDERQVQREEITKQKRIELEIAQYRSVNVKGTNSVRSSLPSLPAFRADSDDLDAYLLRFERYAKQSQWPEECWAPALGNLLTGRALEVYSLLPANEADDYESLKDTLLRQFALTEEGFRKRFREARQKMGESFGQFATRITGYATRWVEMSGTSKSYEGLLELTVREQLLECCDRGLSVFIRERNPRSVKEMADIADRYRDAHGHGGSGKRARDDNKSRNQGNEASQAKKGGATSRDNQGCFVCGKQGHFASKCPDRKTDQSKVTSKQYVPKSKQTGATCVVGVCPTHDAHERGNICGTPSVKLMCGHELPLLSGGCNVGTDMPTCEGMLNGKRVKVLRDTGCNTVVVKRQLIEESQLTGEVQTCVLIDGTVRKVPLAKVEIDSPYFVGTTHALCMTNPIYDLIIGNVSGARQPGDEDIGWSGEDAREKPSADEMTTSGSEAESAEAESSKGTTQNGITTTSDSRDRPHTDESVKQLPTPLPTTNESAAVETRGMRKSKERPWKRLGSADQPTITATREEMIREQARDATLEKLRKLAEKGEAKAVGKGSEVRYFCRDNLLFREYRSPYVERGKTFTQLVVPQPYRSEVLRLAHDSPLAGHLQTKKTADRILAHFYWPGIQADVKRYCASCDSCQRTTPKGKIGKVPLTIPPLIDTCFRRVAVDLIGPLEPITERGNRYILTIIDLATRYPEAVALPRIEAERVAEALVEVFSRLGIPNEILSDNGTQFVSGVMKEAAQLLGVKQFHTTPYHPMANGACERFNGTLKQMLRRMCQERPRDWDRFLPALLFAYREVPHESLGFSPFELMYGRVVRGPMTVLKELWTKEIPEEETKTTYQYVIDLQNRLEQTCELAKEELSKASRKYKKHFDVKTKERRFECGDKVLLLLPSTRNKLQMQWRGPFEIVQRIARDDYRLLVNGKERTYHANLLKRYIGRDDEKVNDVESENQGQLEANYVSVVDDQVDDDGSVPISFPSIEASEGVHDVKCNDELDEEKMREVKTLLLEFSDVMNDVPGRTDIIEHAIENFFSKRFSKTAKTRARVPNR, from the coding sequence ATGGAATTAGAGAAGTACGTACAGTTAGGTAAAGATTGTGGACTGCAAGGTGCAGAACTAGTGGAgtttgcccgcactgaaagagaCAAGTATCTCGAAGAAAAGAGACGAGATGAAAAGttagaaagagatgaaagacAGGTACAGAGGGAAGAAATAACCAAGCAAAAGAGGATTGAGTTAGAAATAGCTCAATATAGGAGTGTCAATGTGAAGGGAACAAATAGTGTAAGGAGTAGCTTACCAAGCTTGCCGGCGTTTCGCGCTGACTCTGACGATTTGGACGCTTATCTGTTGCGCTTTGAGAGATATGCAAAACAAAGTCAGTGGCCAGAGGAATGCTGGGCTCCTGCATTGGGGAACCTTTTGACCGGGCGCGCTTTAGAAGTTTATTCTCTCTTACCGGCAAATGAAGCCGACGACTATGAAAGTCTGAAAGATACACTCTTGCGGCAGTTTGCGCTAACTGAAGAAGGCTTTCGCAAACGTTTTCGAGAGGCGCGGCAGAAAATGGGCGAATCATTTGGGCAATTTGCAACGCGCATAACCGGATATGCTACTAGATGGGTAGAGATGTCGGGTACAAGTAAGTCCTATGAAGGGCTACTAGAGCTAACGGTGCGTGAACAGCTGCTCGAATGTTGTGATCGTGGATTATCTGTTTTCATTCGTGAGAGAAACCCACGATCGGTGAAAGAGATGGCAGATATCGCAGATCGGTATCGGGACGCACACGGGCATGGCGGCTCCGGTAAACGCGCACGCGACGATAATAAGTCTCGTAACCAGGGCAACGAAGCAAGCCAAGCAAAGAAAGGGGGCGCCACGTCACGTGACAACCAGGGTTGCTTTGTCTGTGGTAAGCAAGGACATTTTGCTTCTAAGTGTCCAGACCGTAAAACTGACCAGTCGAAAGTAACTAGCAAGCAGTATGTGCCAAAGTCAAAACAGACGGGGGCAACATGTGTGGTAGGAGTATGCCCTACTCATGATGCTCACGAGAGAGGGAATATTTGTGGCACACCTTCTGTTAAACTGATGTGTGGTCACGAGTTACCCCTTCTTAGTGGTGGGTGTAACGTAGGCACAGACATGCCGACATGTGAAGGTATGTTAAACGGTAAAAGAGTGAAGGTGCTGAGAGACACTGGTTGCAACACCGTAGTGGTGAAACGTCAACTGATAGAGGAGTCTCAGCTGACTGGTGAGGTTCAAACTTGTGTGCTCATAGATGGTACTGTGAGAAAAGTGCCATTAGCAAAAGTTGAAATCGATTCACCATACTTTGTTGGAACAACACATGCTTTATGTATGACGAATCCTATCTACGATCTAATCATAGGTAATGTTAGTGGTGCTAGGCAGCCTGGCGACGAGGACATCGGATGGAGCGGAGAGGATGCTAGGGAGAAGCCGTCAGCTGACGAGATGACGACCTCCGGTTCAGAGGCAGAGTCCGCGGAAGCAGAGTCTTCGAAAGGGACAACGCAGAACGGCATCACAACGACCTCCGACAGTCGTGATCGTCCCCACACTGACGAGAGTGTGAAGCAGTTACCAACACCCCTACCTACAACCAACGAAAGTGCAGCAGTAGAGACAAGAGGCATGAGGAAATCGAAGGAACGGCCGTGGAAGAGACTAGGATCAGCAGACCAGCCGACGATCACTGCAACCAGGGAGGAGATGATCAGAGAGCAGGCACGAGATGCTACGCTGGAGAAACTTCGAAAGTTGGCGGAGAAAGGTGAGGCTAAGGCTGTAGGGAAAGGAAGTGAGGTCAGATATTTTTGTCGTGACAATCTTCTCTTCCGTGAATACAGGTCTCCCTACGTCGAGAGAGGAAAGACATTCACGCAGCTAGTGGTGCCCCAGCCGTATCGCAGTGAAGTACTCCGACTAGCTCACGACTCCCCTCTAGCAGGTCACCTGCAGACGAAGAAGACGGCTGACCGGATTCTCGCCCACTTCTATTGGCCAGGGATTCAAGCCGATGTCAAGCGTTACTGTGCATCATGCGATTCATGTCAACGCACCACGCCAAAGGGTAAGATAGGGAAAGTACCCCTGACCATCCCCCCTTTGATTGATACATGTTTCCGTAGAGTGGCGGTCGATTTGATCGGACCACTTGAACCGATCACCGAGAGAGGGAATCGATATATCTTGACGATAATCGATCTTGCAACTAGATACCCAGAGGCGGTAGCGTTACCACGAATCGAAGCAGAACGGGTAGCAGAGGCGTTAGTTGAAGTATTCTCGAGGTTAGGCATTCCTAATGAGATACTCTCTGATAACGGCACTCAATTCGTTTCAGGTGTGATGAAAGAAGCAGCTCAACTCCTGGGAGTGAAACAATTTCACACGACACCATACCACCCGATGGCGAACGGCGCCTGCGAGAGATTCAACGGCACGTTGAAACAGATGTTGAGGAGAATGTGCCAGGAGCGACCTCGTGATTGGGACCGCTTCCTGCCAGCTCTTCTCTTCGCATATCGAGAGGTGCCTCACGAAAGCCTTGGCTTTTCTCCTTTCGAACTCATGTATGGCAGAGTGGTGAGAGGACCCATGACAGTACTGAAAGAGCTGTGGACTAAGGAGATCCCTGAGGAGGAAACGAAGACTACGTACCAGTACGTCATCGATCTCCAAAACCGACTCGAACAGACGTGTGAACTCGCCAAAGAGGAGCTGTCCAAAGCATCAAGGAAGTACAAGAAACACTTCGACGTGAAGACGAAGGAGAGACGCTTCGAGTGCGGCGACAAAGTGCTACTCCTGTTACCGTCGACGCGGAATAAGCTGCAAATGCAATGGCGAGGTCCATTCGAAATCGTGCAGCGAATTGCCAGAGACGATTACCGATTGCTAGTGAACGGTAAGGAAAGGACCTACCACGCCAATCTCCTAAAACGGTACATTGGGAGAGACGACGAGAAAGTCAACGATGTCGAGAGCGAAAACCAGGGACAACTGGAGGCGAACTACGTCAGTGTCGTGGACGACCAGGTAGATGATGACGGATCGGTGCCCATCTCATTTCCCTCCATCGAAGCGTCGGAAGGCGTGCATGACGTGAAGTGCAACGACGAGCTAGATGAGGAGAAGATGAGGGAGGTAAAGACTCTCCTGCTGGAGTTCTCGGACGTCATGAACGATGTCCCGGGACGGACCGACATCATCGAGCACGCCATCGAAAACTTCTTCTCGAAACGCTTCTCGAAAACTGCTAAAACGCGAGCGCGTGTACCCAATCGCTGA